A genomic region of Nostoc sp. UHCC 0702 contains the following coding sequences:
- a CDS encoding transposase, protein MIPLFQPASAPELNPIERLWQLLKKPLKNQLFSSLQTLDREQFCKICRRYGFHF, encoded by the coding sequence ATTATTCCTCTGTTTCAACCAGCTTCAGCCCCTGAACTCAATCCCATTGAAAGGCTTTGGCAGCTCCTCAAGAAACCACTCAAAAATCAACTTTTCTCTTCTTTACAAACTTTAGACCGTGAGCAATTCTGTAAGATATGCAGACGATATGGTTTTCATTTTTAA
- a CDS encoding pentapeptide repeat-containing protein: protein MSEVNSQQPINAVGTLIDEYAAGKRAFSRAELGNADLQGVNLKGSDLSYADLSEANLSGANLRGTDLSFADLSQANLRNADLRGALLMSANLRQADLQGANLEKADCDRSTNFPPDFDLVKAGLQIKHE from the coding sequence ATGTCTGAAGTAAATTCTCAACAGCCCATCAATGCAGTAGGGACTCTGATAGATGAGTATGCTGCTGGGAAACGGGCTTTTAGTAGAGCAGAACTAGGCAATGCTGATTTGCAAGGCGTAAACCTCAAAGGATCTGACCTGAGTTATGCTGATTTGAGTGAAGCTAACCTCAGTGGTGCAAATCTCAGGGGAACCGACCTCAGCTTCGCCGACCTGAGTCAAGCCAATCTGAGGAATGCTGATCTTAGAGGAGCATTGTTGATGTCAGCCAATCTCCGTCAAGCCGATCTCCAAGGAGCAAACCTGGAAAAAGCAGACTGCGATCGCAGTACCAATTTTCCCCCAGATTTTGATTTAGTGAAAGCAGGTTTGCAGATTAAACATGAGTAA
- a CDS encoding PLP-dependent aminotransferase family protein: MNILLDRHSPNPIYLQIRDYLSRLIQSGKIPAGQKLPSIRTLSESIQVNKLTVIEAYSLLEADGLIHARQGSGYFVNRTVTSGFTKHSNFAPAQEVIISEGEGSFFHQYTTSIQARRQQNIIDFSSGFPSASSSDYLQKIAKRALAKTGDNLFKEDLPQGQLVLRQLIAQMLVQQGLEFSPEEIIITSGSQQALSLAMQYYLQKGDWVIVETPTYHGGLGILENLGAKVIGIPMTAEGMNLELLEQYLKSHRPKLIYTISTLHNPTGITTSQEHRQALLALAQQYECPILEDNAYEGLNFEPVPAPIKALDRDNWVTYISTFSKTLMPGLRVGYMVVTGEHRQPLVKQKLLNDLHVSTVSQAIVSELLASGHYRRHLNRLRTINLQNRHVMLQALERYFPDAIAWTIPKGGLFLWTHLPNHLPIQAICRDALSENVLVANGAAFFPGGGYPAMRLNFCHTPEDIEQGIKIVGRILKTYLTPSFITLGLPSQGNRQELLLSHLKITV, translated from the coding sequence GTGAATATTCTCCTAGACCGGCACTCACCAAACCCTATTTATTTGCAAATTCGTGATTATCTCAGCCGTCTGATTCAATCTGGCAAAATACCAGCCGGACAAAAACTTCCTTCGATTCGGACTTTATCAGAGAGTATTCAAGTTAATAAGTTGACTGTGATTGAGGCGTACAGTCTCCTAGAAGCCGATGGACTCATCCATGCTCGCCAAGGTTCAGGATATTTTGTCAATCGTACAGTTACTTCTGGTTTTACCAAACACTCAAATTTTGCCCCAGCCCAAGAGGTAATCATTTCAGAAGGGGAAGGGTCATTTTTTCACCAATATACAACTTCAATTCAGGCTCGACGGCAGCAAAATATTATTGATTTCAGTTCGGGTTTTCCCTCTGCTTCTAGCTCAGATTATCTTCAAAAAATTGCCAAACGGGCACTAGCGAAAACAGGGGATAACCTCTTTAAAGAGGATTTACCCCAAGGACAATTGGTCTTGCGGCAATTGATTGCTCAGATGTTAGTGCAGCAAGGTTTAGAATTTTCTCCTGAAGAAATTATTATTACTAGTGGTTCACAGCAAGCGCTATCGCTGGCAATGCAATACTACCTGCAAAAAGGCGATTGGGTGATTGTGGAAACACCAACCTATCATGGTGGATTGGGAATTCTCGAAAATTTGGGAGCTAAGGTAATAGGAATTCCCATGACTGCGGAGGGGATGAATTTAGAATTGCTGGAACAGTATCTCAAAAGTCATCGACCCAAATTAATTTATACCATCAGTACTTTACATAATCCCACGGGGATCACAACTTCCCAAGAGCATCGGCAAGCTTTATTGGCGTTGGCACAACAGTATGAGTGTCCTATTTTAGAAGATAATGCTTATGAAGGGTTAAATTTTGAACCTGTTCCTGCTCCCATTAAAGCACTCGATCGCGACAATTGGGTGACTTATATCAGTACATTTTCAAAAACCCTGATGCCTGGACTACGAGTTGGTTACATGGTGGTGACGGGTGAACATCGCCAACCGCTGGTGAAGCAGAAATTACTCAATGATTTGCACGTTTCTACGGTGTCTCAGGCAATTGTGAGTGAGTTGTTAGCGTCGGGACATTACCGCCGTCACTTAAATCGTTTACGGACTATTAACCTGCAAAATCGTCATGTGATGCTGCAAGCATTGGAGAGGTATTTTCCTGATGCGATCGCTTGGACTATTCCCAAAGGTGGTTTATTTCTGTGGACTCATCTGCCAAACCATTTACCCATTCAAGCAATTTGCCGAGATGCCTTATCTGAAAATGTCCTGGTTGCTAATGGTGCAGCATTTTTCCCAGGAGGAGGCTATCCCGCCATGCGCCTGAATTTTTGTCACACACCAGAAGATATTGAACAAGGTATTAAAATTGTCGGTCGTATACTCAAAACCTATTTAACTCCCAGTTTTATCACCTTGGGTTTACCATCTCAAGGCAACAGGCAAGAGTTACTCCTTTCCCACCTCAAGATTACCGTTTAG
- a CDS encoding SDR family oxidoreductase: MNSENLFYKQVAIVTGGSSGIGQATCFALAKIGFQVVVVGTKPEAINQTVSQLNELSASQPEITHLGLALNVICEEDMQTMAAKTLDHFGRIDLLIASAGIGKKSGSQQLIPPSTASLSLDEWEEILNVNLTGVFLSNKAVLPVMVAQQSGHIINISSATSMHGLRGQAYAPAYCASKFGVVGFSESLAEEVCADGIRVQVFLPGLVTTPLVAKTALSRRFGGRAMSASSMAAAIVNLLQQPSNAIIAHPYVLPFGGVTA; this comes from the coding sequence ATGAATAGTGAAAATTTATTTTATAAACAAGTTGCGATTGTAACTGGTGGTAGCAGTGGAATTGGTCAAGCCACTTGTTTTGCTTTAGCAAAAATTGGGTTTCAAGTTGTCGTAGTTGGTACTAAACCTGAAGCTATTAACCAGACAGTAAGTCAGCTGAACGAATTATCAGCTAGTCAACCCGAAATAACTCATTTGGGGTTAGCCCTGAATGTAATATGCGAGGAAGATATGCAAACTATGGCTGCCAAAACACTAGATCATTTTGGCAGAATTGATTTGCTCATTGCCAGTGCTGGGATTGGAAAAAAATCCGGTTCTCAACAGTTGATTCCACCATCAACAGCATCGCTATCGTTGGACGAATGGGAGGAAATATTGAATGTTAATCTTACAGGGGTTTTTCTCAGCAACAAGGCTGTATTGCCTGTGATGGTAGCACAGCAGTCAGGACATATTATTAATATTAGTTCTGCTACTAGTATGCATGGTTTACGCGGGCAAGCTTACGCACCTGCTTACTGTGCTTCTAAGTTTGGCGTAGTTGGATTTTCCGAATCTTTGGCTGAAGAAGTTTGCGCTGATGGAATTCGGGTACAAGTTTTTTTACCAGGTTTAGTGACAACTCCACTTGTTGCGAAAACAGCTTTGTCTCGTCGCTTTGGAGGAAGAGCGATGAGTGCTTCTAGTATGGCCGCTGCTATAGTTAATTTACTCCAACAGCCATCAAATGCTATAATTGCTCATCCATACGTGTTACCTTTTGGTGGTGTAACAGCTTGA
- a CDS encoding acyltransferase — protein MNHKRYSSKLQRLQELVLITLLGDIPTIAFGPKLRNLGYRMIFAQINSPIYIQNGVEFLGADCIEIGKGVYIFKGVRIDAKGHENNRIYLGNGVAIERNVDIGCLEDTYIHIDEETFIGPNVCIAGPGDIKIGKNCMIAAHSGIYANNHNFADPMQLIKHQGITRKGIVIEDDCWLGHGVTVLDGVTIGRGSVIGAGAVVNKDIPPFSVAVGTPARVIKSRIAKDLVTSVE, from the coding sequence ATGAATCACAAGCGATACTCTTCAAAATTGCAGCGCTTACAAGAATTAGTGTTAATCACTTTGTTAGGAGATATCCCGACGATCGCTTTCGGCCCAAAATTAAGAAATTTAGGATATCGGATGATTTTTGCCCAGATCAATAGCCCGATTTATATTCAAAATGGCGTGGAATTTTTGGGGGCTGACTGTATTGAAATCGGCAAAGGAGTATATATTTTCAAAGGTGTGCGTATCGATGCCAAAGGTCACGAAAATAATCGGATTTATCTAGGCAATGGAGTAGCGATCGAGCGCAACGTTGATATAGGCTGTTTGGAAGACACATACATACATATTGATGAAGAAACCTTCATCGGCCCCAATGTCTGTATTGCTGGGCCTGGAGACATCAAAATTGGTAAAAACTGTATGATAGCAGCCCACTCAGGAATCTATGCCAACAATCACAATTTTGCAGATCCGATGCAGTTAATCAAACATCAAGGTATTACTCGTAAAGGAATTGTAATTGAGGATGACTGTTGGCTAGGACATGGAGTAACAGTATTAGATGGTGTCACTATTGGTAGGGGTAGCGTGATTGGTGCAGGAGCAGTTGTCAATAAAGATATTCCCCCATTCTCTGTTGCCGTCGGTACGCCAGCGCGAGTCATTAAAAGCCGAATAGCCAAGGATCTGGTGACATCTGTTGAGTGA
- a CDS encoding universal stress protein, with amino-acid sequence MLKKILVALDRSEMGKQVFEQGLALAQATQANLMLLHVLSPEEEGSPYFPMLSNVEYYPGLSGQSFELYQKQWDNFKDEGVEMLRSFSAQANTAGISTEFSQMLGSPGRIICKLATTWGADLIIMGHRGRSGLAEMFLGSVSNYVVHHAACSVYIVHHPVSVQNPETVVK; translated from the coding sequence ATGCTGAAAAAGATTTTAGTTGCATTGGATCGCTCGGAAATGGGGAAGCAGGTTTTTGAGCAAGGGTTGGCTTTAGCGCAGGCGACACAAGCTAACTTAATGCTGCTGCATGTTTTATCCCCAGAAGAAGAGGGCAGTCCCTACTTTCCGATGTTATCCAATGTGGAATACTATCCAGGATTGAGTGGTCAAAGCTTTGAGTTATACCAAAAGCAGTGGGATAACTTTAAGGATGAAGGTGTAGAGATGCTGCGATCCTTCAGCGCCCAAGCAAACACAGCAGGAATCTCTACAGAATTTTCACAAATGCTTGGTAGTCCTGGGCGAATAATTTGTAAATTAGCAACGACTTGGGGCGCTGATTTAATTATTATGGGACATCGGGGTCGCTCTGGGTTAGCGGAAATGTTCCTAGGGAGTGTAAGTAACTACGTGGTTCACCATGCTGCTTGTTCAGTCTATATTGTGCATCACCCAGTTAGTGTTCAAAACCCTGAGACCGTTGTCAAATAA
- a CDS encoding bifunctional sterol desaturase/short chain dehydrogenase, giving the protein MIKILTQSLTGIEARLQIDWIFVNACLQFAIWGLFSVVLAEILRDSYHALCHQVNWLAKWHNKHHMAYRRDLSVVSLKAYQDSQLYHDILESGLLVVLLTVIALVVQQIGIWLGVAYACSFLFGASSRYFQGKIDTDYNHLPGPLVTIPSVWWVNRSYHWRHHFDDVNAYYSGVFPLVDKILGTGLSLKGKTVALTGASGALGQALAAELVKQNAKVVALTTNPEKLAMHPELKVVSWQLGEEAELRDSLEKIDILIINHGVNVYTSRTQEAINSSYEVNTFSALRLIDIFLTTITGPQAKATKEIWVNTSEAEVSPALSPLYELSKRTLGNIVTLKRLDGDCIIRKLILGPFKSQLNPYGVMSAQQVARAILFLARRDYRNIIVTINPLTYVLFPLKETSTWLYYRIFSKTAKTN; this is encoded by the coding sequence ATGATTAAGATACTAACTCAAAGCTTGACTGGGATTGAAGCAAGGTTACAGATAGATTGGATTTTTGTAAATGCCTGCTTGCAGTTTGCAATTTGGGGATTGTTCTCTGTTGTGCTGGCTGAGATATTAAGAGACAGCTACCATGCTTTGTGTCATCAAGTCAATTGGCTTGCTAAATGGCACAACAAGCATCATATGGCATATCGCCGCGATTTATCAGTAGTTTCCCTCAAAGCCTATCAAGATTCCCAGCTATACCACGACATTTTAGAGTCTGGTCTATTGGTGGTATTGTTGACGGTAATTGCCTTAGTTGTCCAGCAAATAGGGATTTGGCTGGGAGTAGCCTATGCCTGTAGCTTCTTGTTTGGTGCATCGAGTAGATATTTTCAAGGTAAAATTGATACAGATTACAACCACCTACCCGGGCCTTTAGTGACAATTCCATCCGTTTGGTGGGTAAATCGGTCTTACCATTGGCGACATCATTTTGATGATGTGAACGCTTATTACAGTGGTGTATTTCCATTAGTGGATAAAATACTTGGCACAGGACTGTCGTTGAAGGGTAAAACCGTCGCTTTAACCGGAGCATCGGGTGCTTTGGGGCAGGCATTGGCGGCTGAACTTGTCAAGCAGAATGCTAAAGTTGTAGCATTAACTACTAATCCCGAAAAATTAGCAATGCATCCTGAGTTGAAGGTGGTTTCCTGGCAATTAGGTGAAGAAGCCGAACTCAGAGATAGTTTGGAGAAAATTGATATTTTGATTATCAATCACGGGGTTAATGTCTATACTAGCCGCACACAAGAAGCAATTAACTCTTCTTATGAGGTGAATACCTTTTCAGCATTGCGGTTGATCGATATATTTTTGACAACTATCACAGGGCCGCAGGCAAAAGCAACCAAGGAAATTTGGGTCAATACTTCCGAGGCTGAGGTTTCCCCTGCTTTGAGTCCGCTATATGAACTTAGCAAACGGACATTAGGAAATATTGTGACTTTAAAGCGGTTGGACGGGGATTGTATAATTCGCAAGTTAATCCTTGGGCCTTTTAAAAGTCAACTAAACCCTTATGGAGTAATGTCAGCACAGCAAGTGGCTCGTGCCATCCTGTTTTTAGCACGACGAGACTACCGAAATATTATTGTCACCATTAATCCTCTCACCTACGTGCTTTTTCCCCTGAAAGAAACTAGTACGTGGTTGTACTATCGAATTTTTAGCAAGACAGCTAAAACTAACTAA
- the pip gene encoding prolyl aminopeptidase, which translates to MPELYPPIEPYREGKLQVSDLHTIHFEESGNPQGKPIVLLHGGPGGGYIPIYRQYFNPEKWRLVMFDQRGCGQSTPHAELQENTTWDLVNDIEKLRQHLNIEKWVVFGGSWGSTLSLAYSQTHPSRCTGLILRGIFMLRQKELRWFYQEGASYIFPDAWSEYVKPIPIEERDDLLTAYYQRLTSADAQTRLEAARAWSIWEGSTSKLFPDTELMQKFGNHEFATAFARIECHYFINKGFFETEDQLLLNVDRIRHIPAVIVQGRYDVVCPMISAWELHCAWPEAEFIVVGDAGHSMMEPGIRSALIEATDKFADL; encoded by the coding sequence ATGCCAGAACTTTACCCACCCATCGAACCTTACCGAGAAGGAAAATTACAGGTTTCTGACCTGCACACAATTCATTTTGAAGAGTCTGGCAATCCACAAGGCAAGCCGATTGTTTTGTTGCATGGTGGCCCTGGTGGTGGTTATATACCTATTTATCGGCAATATTTCAACCCAGAAAAATGGCGGTTAGTCATGTTTGACCAACGCGGTTGTGGTCAAAGTACACCCCATGCGGAACTGCAAGAAAATACAACTTGGGATTTAGTTAATGATATTGAAAAACTGCGTCAGCATTTAAATATCGAAAAGTGGGTAGTCTTCGGTGGTAGTTGGGGAAGTACTTTGTCATTAGCTTACAGTCAAACCCACCCCTCTCGTTGCACAGGGTTAATTCTCCGTGGCATTTTCATGTTAAGACAAAAAGAATTGCGTTGGTTTTATCAAGAAGGTGCTAGCTATATTTTTCCCGATGCTTGGTCAGAATATGTGAAACCAATTCCTATAGAAGAACGTGATGATCTGCTCACAGCTTATTATCAACGTTTAACTAGTGCAGATGCCCAAACTCGATTAGAAGCTGCGCGTGCTTGGTCAATTTGGGAAGGTAGCACTAGTAAGCTATTTCCAGACACAGAACTAATGCAAAAGTTTGGTAATCATGAGTTTGCCACAGCTTTTGCTCGTATTGAATGCCATTATTTCATTAATAAGGGATTTTTTGAAACAGAAGACCAATTGCTGTTAAATGTTGACCGCATTCGCCACATTCCGGCTGTGATTGTACAGGGACGCTATGATGTAGTTTGTCCGATGATATCAGCTTGGGAATTACATTGTGCCTGGCCAGAAGCAGAATTTATTGTTGTTGGTGATGCTGGACACTCCATGATGGAACCAGGGATTCGTAGTGCTTTGATTGAAGCAACAGATAAGTTTGCAGACTTATGA
- a CDS encoding sulfotransferase has product MVSFAQPIFILGAPCSFTSLICAMLGQHPQVYGVPELNLFVGETLEQMMKKLTDLLHTQTHGLLRAIAQLYAGEQTIESIDMAYRWIYTHSHWTTAQIYLELCRRVAPLRIVEQNPIYSNSPDILVRIRETFPKAHYLHIVRHPRSHGNSFIELSYGNIIAIANNSIDYSTNPPTLDPQILWYKSQRNILDFLSTIPNEQHMRVRCEDILNEPVLYFQKISCWLNLSWNVSVIEAILHPEYSPYACFGPFGANLGNDPNFLKSPTFCHTTIAASKLEGSLPWRSDSKGFLPHVIQLAQELGYD; this is encoded by the coding sequence ATGGTATCATTTGCCCAACCTATCTTTATTCTTGGCGCTCCCTGTTCCTTTACTTCTTTAATTTGCGCCATGCTAGGTCAACATCCGCAAGTCTATGGAGTTCCGGAACTGAATTTATTTGTTGGCGAAACTCTAGAACAAATGATGAAGAAATTAACAGATTTACTTCATACTCAAACCCACGGATTATTACGCGCCATAGCCCAACTCTATGCAGGGGAGCAAACTATTGAATCTATTGACATGGCGTATCGCTGGATTTATACTCACTCCCACTGGACAACAGCCCAGATATATCTTGAATTGTGCCGCAGAGTAGCACCCTTGCGTATTGTCGAGCAAAATCCCATTTACTCAAATAGTCCAGATATTCTGGTTCGTATCCGTGAAACCTTTCCAAAAGCTCACTATTTACATATAGTCCGTCATCCCAGAAGTCATGGCAACTCTTTTATTGAGCTTTCTTATGGAAATATAATAGCGATCGCTAATAACTCTATTGATTACTCTACTAACCCGCCAACACTAGACCCACAAATTCTTTGGTATAAATCCCAGCGTAATATTTTAGATTTTCTCAGTACAATTCCTAATGAACAACACATGCGTGTGCGTTGCGAAGATATTTTGAATGAGCCAGTTCTTTATTTCCAAAAAATTTCTTGCTGGTTAAATCTTTCCTGGAATGTATCTGTTATAGAAGCGATTTTACATCCTGAATATTCTCCCTATGCTTGCTTTGGCCCTTTCGGTGCCAACCTGGGAAACGATCCCAATTTTCTCAAGTCTCCTACTTTTTGTCACACTACTATAGCAGCCAGTAAGTTAGAGGGTTCTTTACCGTGGCGTAGTGATAGTAAAGGGTTTTTGCCCCACGTTATTCAGCTAGCCCAAGAACTAGGCTACGATTGA
- a CDS encoding FAD/NAD(P)-binding protein, giving the protein MNSNILNLKISPITFAIIGGGFSGSLVAANLLRKATMPLSIKLIERSSQVGRGVAYGTQVDCHLLNVPAGKMSAFPDEPNHFLNWLHQNGHQEVTASTFVPRKVYGDYVQATLKSAEVNAPADVCLERIVDEAIAIETTTNSTTVYLSSGQPLYVEKVVLALGNFAATLPAPLASVANGGYVKDAWVSDAIADLNPEDAILLVGTGLTMADAVVALHQQGFQGQIHAVSRHGLMPQRHKPTTPDQAFIDVETAPKTARGLLHLVRQELQQAQDWRAVIDAIRPITQQLWQALPFNEQKRFLRHVKAYWEVHRHRIAAGIADILDAAINSGQLIHYAGRVQSCRELENQVEVRIQERGTHKDIALPVKRIINCTGANCNYRRLQHPLIASLQEQRLIRPNVLGMGIDTADNGALIDADGNASPMLYTLGTPRKGNLWETTAVPEIRVQAANLAQELLKSLQPKTYAAVGGDWFTENSLFTLRKPPMLFRQLFDKESSTYTYLIADSETKTAILVDPVLEQVERDLQILHELGLTLRYCLETHIHADHITGTDRLRLHTGCLGIVPEKTEANGVDRYIADGEILQLGSVEMKAIATPGHTNSHMAYLVNYTHLLTGDALFIRGCGRTDFQFGDAGLLYDAVTQKLFTLPDDTLVYPGHDYQGRTVSTIGEEKRWNPRFAGRSRSQFIELMNNLDLPMPKKMLSAVPANQHCGKVLVALDFQI; this is encoded by the coding sequence ATGAACAGCAACATTCTTAACCTCAAGATTTCTCCTATTACGTTTGCCATCATTGGCGGTGGTTTTAGTGGTTCTCTGGTTGCCGCAAATCTTTTGCGAAAGGCTACTATGCCACTTTCCATCAAGTTGATTGAACGTAGTTCGCAAGTAGGTAGAGGAGTTGCTTACGGTACGCAAGTAGACTGTCACTTGCTAAATGTTCCGGCAGGTAAGATGAGTGCGTTTCCTGATGAACCAAATCATTTCTTAAACTGGCTGCATCAAAACGGACATCAAGAAGTCACAGCATCTACTTTTGTACCACGTAAAGTTTATGGAGATTATGTACAGGCAACCTTGAAATCAGCAGAGGTAAATGCACCCGCTGATGTCTGCCTGGAAAGAATTGTAGATGAAGCGATCGCCATTGAAACTACAACCAATAGTACAACAGTATACCTCAGCAGCGGTCAGCCTTTATATGTGGAAAAAGTTGTACTAGCTTTAGGTAATTTCGCGGCTACTTTGCCTGCACCCTTGGCTTCTGTGGCGAATGGTGGTTATGTTAAAGATGCATGGGTGAGTGATGCGATCGCAGACTTAAATCCAGAGGATGCGATTCTGTTGGTAGGCACTGGGCTAACAATGGCAGATGCAGTTGTAGCCTTGCATCAACAAGGGTTCCAGGGACAAATCCATGCTGTCTCCCGTCACGGATTGATGCCACAGCGTCACAAACCAACTACGCCTGATCAAGCATTTATTGATGTAGAGACTGCACCAAAAACAGCACGGGGACTACTGCATCTAGTACGTCAAGAACTGCAACAAGCACAAGACTGGCGTGCAGTCATAGATGCCATCCGTCCAATCACACAACAACTTTGGCAGGCATTACCATTCAACGAACAAAAGCGCTTTCTCCGTCACGTCAAAGCTTACTGGGAAGTTCACCGCCATCGCATTGCCGCAGGAATTGCTGACATCCTAGATGCTGCAATCAACTCTGGACAACTGATTCATTATGCAGGTCGAGTGCAAAGCTGCCGAGAGTTGGAAAATCAAGTAGAAGTGAGAATTCAGGAACGAGGAACACACAAAGATATCGCTTTGCCAGTCAAGCGGATTATTAACTGCACTGGTGCAAATTGCAACTATCGCCGATTACAACATCCATTAATCGCCAGCCTGCAAGAACAACGCTTGATTCGTCCCAATGTTTTGGGAATGGGAATTGACACAGCCGACAATGGTGCCCTCATCGATGCCGACGGCAATGCATCGCCAATGCTGTATACCTTGGGGACACCGCGTAAAGGCAATCTTTGGGAAACCACCGCAGTTCCCGAAATTCGAGTTCAAGCAGCGAATCTGGCACAAGAGCTACTGAAATCCTTGCAGCCCAAGACTTATGCTGCTGTTGGAGGGGACTGGTTCACGGAAAATTCATTGTTCACGTTGAGGAAACCCCCGATGCTATTTCGTCAACTGTTCGATAAAGAATCGAGTACCTATACTTACTTGATTGCCGATTCAGAAACCAAAACAGCCATTTTAGTTGATCCTGTGTTGGAACAAGTAGAACGTGACCTCCAGATATTGCACGAATTGGGATTGACCCTGCGCTACTGTTTGGAAACCCATATTCATGCCGACCACATCACGGGCACAGACAGATTAAGATTGCATACTGGTTGTTTGGGTATTGTCCCTGAGAAGACAGAAGCTAATGGTGTAGACCGTTACATTGCAGATGGTGAGATATTGCAACTAGGGAGCGTGGAGATGAAAGCGATCGCTACTCCTGGTCATACTAACAGCCACATGGCTTATCTGGTCAATTACACTCATCTATTAACCGGAGATGCCCTATTCATTCGGGGTTGTGGTCGTACCGACTTTCAGTTTGGTGATGCTGGATTACTGTATGATGCAGTCACCCAGAAGTTATTTACGTTACCAGATGACACATTGGTATATCCAGGTCACGACTATCAAGGACGAACAGTATCTACCATTGGCGAAGAAAAACGTTGGAATCCCCGGTTTGCCGGACGTAGCCGCAGCCAGTTCATTGAGTTAATGAACAACCTCGACCTACCCATGCCTAAGAAGATGCTGTCAGCTGTACCCGCAAATCAACATTGTGGCAAAGTTTTAGTGGCGTTGGACTTTCAAATTTGA
- a CDS encoding DUF3122 domain-containing protein: MLRHSQQTLKDGKGLKSKNKRKVLSLIRNYGKSFFWWLLWLGILTISIYIFLSSVNLTSTMVIADVNKLEAAPGEILYRSQKKLDDQSGNVWQVVLFKQVYPGQGQTINLRLVGFPDSAELFHPQPLKITTANGKIFTAADIFLDDAPAPTIAQYNLKEILPQLPTEPLILSIPLPGDRFINISVPKSVVQEWQLVMES, encoded by the coding sequence ATGTTACGCCACAGCCAACAAACATTGAAAGATGGGAAGGGGTTAAAGAGCAAAAACAAAAGAAAAGTTTTATCCCTGATCCGCAATTATGGTAAAAGTTTCTTTTGGTGGCTGCTATGGCTGGGAATATTGACAATATCAATATACATATTTCTGAGTTCAGTAAATCTCACATCAACGATGGTAATCGCTGATGTCAACAAGTTAGAAGCAGCACCAGGAGAAATACTTTATCGCTCGCAGAAAAAATTAGATGATCAATCAGGAAATGTTTGGCAAGTTGTCCTGTTTAAGCAAGTTTATCCCGGCCAAGGTCAGACTATAAATCTACGGCTCGTGGGCTTTCCTGATTCTGCGGAACTTTTCCATCCCCAACCTTTAAAAATCACTACCGCTAATGGTAAAATTTTCACTGCTGCCGATATTTTCTTAGATGATGCACCAGCACCGACAATCGCTCAGTATAACTTGAAGGAGATATTGCCACAATTGCCAACCGAACCCCTGATACTTAGTATACCTCTGCCTGGCGATCGCTTTATCAATATCTCAGTTCCTAAATCTGTGGTGCAGGAATGGCAATTGGTAATGGAGAGTTAG